The Paenibacillus sp. RC334 nucleotide sequence CAGTTTTCGCGTACAGCGGATTCCAATAAACCAAACAGCGCAGCTACGCTGGCTTTATCATCCAGATGCCGCGACTTGATAAAGCCGCTGGGTGTCACGACCGGACGGGCGTCAAACGAAATAAAATCGCCTACCGCAATGCCGAGCTGGAGCACATCTTCTTTGGACTCGACAAGCTCGTCGATCCGCACCTCCATATGGCTTTCCTTGCGTTCAAAGCTGCGTGCATCATCATAGACATGCACAGACGGATGGCTCGACAAAATCGTGCCTGTATACGTTTGTCCGCTTCTGGTATGAATAAGGCAGTATTCGTTCTCGATGCTGTTCATCATGAAACCGCCGACAGATGTCAGCCGCAAGGTGCCGTGACTGGTAATCGAGCGTATCATTGCGCCTAATGTATCCACATGCGCGCTCAGCGCAACTGTACGGTCTTTTTCATGGCCCTCCAGGGTCAAGATGGCACCGCCTTTGGCGTTCCATTCTATGGGCATCCCAAGGCTTGCGGCTTCCTTACGGATCAGTTCCATCACATGATGTGTGTAACCGCTGGGACTGGGGGTGTTCAATAGTTGATTCAGAAAGGTCATTATATAATTCTCATTCAGGTGAATCATCATGTTGTTGCTCCTCCTCATTTGGACAACCGGTCAGGGTCAGAGAACGTTTGCTCTGTAACCTTGTCGGATGTAGACACCGCGCTGGACGAACCCGTCGTGCCATAGGCCGTATCCGCATATGCTTCCACAACGGGTGTGTGCTCTTCTTGCAGTGTATGAAGCTGGGTGGTCAGACGTTTGATTTCTCTCTGAAGCTTATATTGACGGAAAATACCGAAGGAACCGACGATAAGCCCTCCAAGAAGAGTGCAGCCGAGAATAAGTAAAATCAAAGGAACGTTGACCGTACGAAATAGTAGATTTACTTGGACCGATTTCACGTTAATGACAGCGAATACAGCCGTTAACAAAGCAATAACAAGAGCTGCAATCAAAGACCATTGTGTTTTCAAAATGCCACCTCCTTCCGCTACATTATAAAATCCCTTGCCCGTCATGGACAAGGGATTTATCCGAGCATCGTTTCAATGCCAGATTCTAATCGTGTATGGTTTTACTTTCCGGCGGTCAGCTTTTCCATTTCCGTAATAACTTCCTCGAATACGCTCATTGCTTCGCGAATCGGTTGCGGAGAGGACATATCCACGCCGGCCTTCTTCAAAATATTAATCGAATAATCGCTACCGCCGCTCTTCAGGAATCCTAAATAACGGTCAACGGCTGGCTGGCCTTCTTCCAGAATCTGTTTCGAGAAGCTGGTTGCCGCAGAGAAGCCGGTAGCATATTTGTAGACATAAAAGCTGTTATAAAAATGGGGGATACGCGCCCATTCCATTTCAATGTCTTTGTCTACTTTCATGCCAGAGCCGTGATATTTCACATTCAGATCATAATAAATCTCTGATAGAAGCTGCGGTGTAAGGGACTCTCCCTGTTCTGCCCGCTCATGTACGATTTTCTCAAACTCCGCAAACATCGTTTGACGGAATACCGTCGTGCGGAATTGGTCTGCATAGTAGGTAAGGAGGTACATTTTCTCTTTTGGATCGGTGGACTTTTTCAGCAAGTAGCCCATCAGCAACGCTTCATTCGTTGTCGATGCTACTTCAGCCAGGAAAATGGTGTACTGGGCATCCCGATACTTCAACGCATTATCCGAGTAATACGAATGCAGCGCGTGTCCCATCTCATGAGCGAGTGTAAACATGCTGTTCAGGTTATCTTTATGGTTCAGCAGCACATAAGGGTGAGTGCCGTAAGCACCCCAGCTATATGCACCTGTACGTTTATTTTCATTTTCGTACACATCAATCCAGCGATCATCGTAGCCTTTTTGCAACGAAGCCAGGTAGTCCTTGCCCAGCGGCTTTAGACCTTCCTTCGTTTGCTTTTTAGCATCTTCAAACGAAATGTCGAGCTTGTATTCGTCCACAAGCGGAGCGAACAGGTCATACATATGAAGCTCATCCACACCCAGCAGCTTTTTACGCAGCTTGATATAACGGTGCAGCAAAGGCAAGCTTTCGTGAATGGTGTCAATCAGATTGGTATACACTTCTTTTGGGATATTGTCACCGTATAACGACATTTCCAGTACAGAAGGGTATTTGCGAATATTAGAATAAAAAACATTTTTGTTCACATTGGCACTCAGTGTGGAAGCAATCGTATTTTTATTTTTGGCATACGTATCATAGACCGCTTTAAAAGCACGCTCACGAACTTCCCGGTGCGGACTTTCGAGAAATTGAATATAGCTGCCATGTGTTAGCTCAACCTCTTTGCCGTTTTCATCCTTGATTTTAGGGAATTTCATATCGGCATTGTTCAGCATACCGAAAATGGTTTGCGGTGCTTGAGCCAGGTTACCGACCTGTGCGAGCAGGGCTTCTTCCGACTTACCCAAAATATGCGCTTTCTCCCGTTTCATTTCCTGGAGCGTAAAGCGATAATCTGCCAGCTTCGGATCTTCAATCAAGGCATCGAGCTGATTGTCGGGCAGCGCCAAAATTTCAGGTGTCACGAAAGACAGGGCTTCACTGACCTCAACGCCTAATTTTTTGGCTTTTTGCGAAAGGCCCTGATATGTAGGTTCAGCGGTATCCTCGTCATGATGTAGATGGGCGTACACGTATACGCGCTCGGTTTTGAGCGATAGTTCATCTTCCAGCTTAAAGCAATTGACAATCACTTCGGCTGAATTCAGCTTGCCCTGGAATTGTGCAGCCTTTTTGGCTAGTTGTTTAACTTCTTCGTACTCTTGATCCCATGCTTTGCGGTCTGGAAACAGATCTTCTAGCTTCCAGGTATTTTCCGCAGGCGCATCTGCGCGTTTTACGATTTCACTCATGGAGAGCCTCCTCTGATCGAACGAAATGTGGGGTGGGGCTGCGGCGGTACGGGGCGGCTGCCAAAACGAAGAAACCGCCACGCTGACCGTGAGCAGCAGAGCAAGAGGTTTTGTGGCATGCATGTAACGGCATATCCTCCTTATACCATGGCTTGTTATGCCATAGTATGACCTCCTGCGCCCAAAAGTATAATTTTCTTTACCTTGGGTCGGAACCTATATTTAATAAGCTGTATACAATAAGATAAAAGGCAAAGCAAACCATGATTACGGCAGTGAGGGCCATCCACTTTTTGAGAGGAGCCGGTAACGTATCACGTTTCATGATCAGCACTCCGCCCAGCGTAAAGGCCAGAATAATGAAGATGAGAAAGCTATTGGATACCATGAATGCGCTATACCTGTTTGAAAGCGTTCATGATCTGCTGCCACTCTTCCTCGTTATCTTGAAAGGACTGCTTGGGAAACCGATTTTGAGCCCAATGCATCAGCGCCGGACGGCTCAAAAACGTGTGGGCTTCTTCGCCCCAGTCATCGGATATTTCCCGTAGAACAATGTAACGGCCCTGCACCTCGACAGTCATCATGTTCCAATTGTCTTTTTTGTATATTTCGTGTTTTTTCATCATATGCATGTCTCCGATTTTAAAGATGTTTTGGTTCATGATACCGCAGTTTCCGCCGCAAAAGCAAATCATTCCAGCCTGCAAAAGCCCTCAAAACATCAATTGCATTGTGAAAAAGCATGAAGTATAATATGGATATTCGCCATAGATGGCGGTATTTTTAGGAGGTTGTTCACTTGAAAGGTACAGTAAAATGGTTTAACGCAGAAAAAGGTTATGGCTTCATCCAAGTGGATGGTGGCGAGGACGTATTCGTACATTTCTCCGCAATCCAAGGCGACGGCTTTAAGACTTTGGAAGAAGGTCAAGCGGTTGAATTCGAAATCACTGAAGGTAACCGTGGGCCCCAAGCAGCTAACGTAAATAAACTGTAAGTGTAACTGAATTGTAAGAAATGTTCCGTTTATGCGGATGTCTTATATATTACGGTTAAACGATGAATTGAGAGCGCAGTTCCTTAAAATTTAAGGGACTGCGCTTTTTTGCGTAAAAAAGTTTATGATATGAGAAAGCTGAACTGGAATAGGGTATTATACCGTAATGGAAACAAAACATTCGTTATTATTGAAGGAGTTGATAAGATGAGCGCAGCAGAGGCGAGTCGTAAACCTTCTTTGACCGAAGGTCCAATTGCCAAAACACTGTTTTTATTCTCCTTGCCGATGCTGTTCGGAAACGTGATACAGTCGCTGAATGGAACGATCAATTCGATCTGGGTCGGCAAGTTTCTGGGCGAGGCTGCATTGACCGCCGCTTCCAACGGAAACATTATTATGTTTTTTCTCATCAGCGCCATCTTTGGTGTCACCATGGCTGCCACTATCATGATCGGACAGAAGATTGGTGCGGGAGATGTCGCTGAAACCAAGCGTATAGTAGGCACAAGTGCAGTCTTTTTTCTTGTACTTGCTCTGGCTGTAGGCATTATTGGATTTTTTGGATCTCCCTGGATTCTTCGTGTGCTGAACACACCTGCTGAATCTGTGGATATGGCAATCACATATACGCGTATTATTTTTGCGGGCATGCCTTTTTTGTACGGTTATAACTATATTATGACCGTGATGAGAGGGGCGGGGGATTCCAAAACACCATTTTACTTTCTACTCGTTTCTGTCGTACTGGATGTGCTGCTCAATCCGCTGTTAATATTTGGATGGGGACCTATACCCGCGATGGGCATCGGGGGTTCCGCAGCGGCTACACTGATCGCTCAAGGGGTCAGCTTTGTGCTGATTCTCATTTATCTTTACCGTGTAAAATACTTTTTGCGTATTACATCTTCAGAGCTTCATTTGCTGAGATTCGATTGGGAAATTATTGGGACCTTAATCCGTAAGGGAGTGCCTATGGGTCTGCAAATGATTGCTGTCTCCTCCAGTGCAATTGCGTTGATGAACTTGATTAACGGATACGGGACAGTGGCGGCTGCGGCTTATACTGCAGCAAATAACTTGTCCAGCTATGTGCAGATGCCAGCCATGGCGCTGGGTGCTGCTGTGTCTTCCTTTGCGGCACAAAATATCGGGGCTGGGCGTTGGGATCGGGTGCGCAAGATCACATGGATTGGAATTGTGTACAATTTTGTACTGACTGGTGGATTAGTAGTATTGATTTACATCTTCAACCGGGAGGCCTTGCTGATGTTCCTTCCTTCTAGCGGCGGCGCTTTGGAACTGGGGATGCGGATTAATCTGATTACGTTGTGGTCTTTTGTCATATTCGGTATTACAAATGTCATTACAGGGGTTGTGCGATCTACGGGTTCCGTAGTCGTGCCACTTTTAATTACCATCATTTCATTATGGGGCATTCGTATTCCTATGGCCTATGCGTTCGTCGATGAATATGGTCTGGATGCTGTATGGTGGAGCTTTCCTGTCGGTTTTGCCATCTCAGCAGTAGCGGTCATTTTCTATTATGCTTTTGGAAAATGGAAGCAGGCCAGCATGGGGGATGCCTTTCAAGGCTTGAAGCCCGTAGAGGATGAGGGATAGGCAGGGCTTTTAACCTATTTTGAATCAGGGTAAATTTTGTTTAATTTCAATTTTTGTGCATTTGATCATGACAGGTATAAAGATTTTTTTTGAAAATGGCTCATTTTTCTTAAATATTAAAGAAAAAGTGAGGTTGTTCATTTGTGCTAAAAGGACGATCATATTATAATGAGTATGGTTTGGATAGGTATAATTACGTAGACAACAATGTGGAGGCACCGTCATTTGAGTTATGTTGAGCAAGGACGTTATCAAGTTCCGAGAGGCCCCATAGGTCTAATGAGCCGAATGTACAAGCACATTCTCCCTGAAACGAAGCAGGAATTGGGAAATTGGAAACACAAGGCTAAACAGATTCCGGATCCCGAGCTGAGAAGTCAGGCACTTGCAAGCATAGCAGAAAAGACGTTTCACTGTGTAGGCGGGGCGGTTTATGCCGCAGGGAATATGTCTGCCCGGCAGACGTTAATTCCGCTTATTGTGGCGTACCAGACGATTAGCGATTATCTGGACAACCTGTGTGATCGCAGCACGTCCATGGACCCGGATGATTTCAGGCTGTTGCATCAGTCTATGCTGGATGCGGTCAACCCGGCAGCCAAGCCAGTTAATTATTACGCTTTGCGTCGTGAGCAGGAGGATGGCGGTTATTTGACCGGGCTGGTGACAACCTGTCAGTCTTGTGTAAGCAGGCTTCCGGGCTATGAGGCGGCAATGCCTTACGTTCAGGATCTGGCGGGATTATACACGGATTTGCAAGTTTACAAGCACATTAAACCCGAATTGCGCGAACAAGCGCTAT carries:
- a CDS encoding M42 family metallopeptidase; translation: MMIHLNENYIMTFLNQLLNTPSPSGYTHHVMELIRKEAASLGMPIEWNAKGGAILTLEGHEKDRTVALSAHVDTLGAMIRSITSHGTLRLTSVGGFMMNSIENEYCLIHTRSGQTYTGTILSSHPSVHVYDDARSFERKESHMEVRIDELVESKEDVLQLGIAVGDFISFDARPVVTPSGFIKSRHLDDKASVAALFGLLESAVRENWKPRHTVKLLISNYEEVGHGAAYIPEGVSEMIAVDMGCIGEDLSCKETDVSICAKDSSGPYDYDMTTRLIELAKELNIPYEVDIYPHYGSDASAALKAGNNIRAALIGPGVHASHAMERTHKQAVVNTARLLAAYVTV
- a CDS encoding lipopolysaccharide assembly protein LapA domain-containing protein, which gives rise to MTGKGFYNVAEGGGILKTQWSLIAALVIALLTAVFAVINVKSVQVNLLFRTVNVPLILLILGCTLLGGLIVGSFGIFRQYKLQREIKRLTTQLHTLQEEHTPVVEAYADTAYGTTGSSSAVSTSDKVTEQTFSDPDRLSK
- the pepF gene encoding oligoendopeptidase F, encoding MSEIVKRADAPAENTWKLEDLFPDRKAWDQEYEEVKQLAKKAAQFQGKLNSAEVIVNCFKLEDELSLKTERVYVYAHLHHDEDTAEPTYQGLSQKAKKLGVEVSEALSFVTPEILALPDNQLDALIEDPKLADYRFTLQEMKREKAHILGKSEEALLAQVGNLAQAPQTIFGMLNNADMKFPKIKDENGKEVELTHGSYIQFLESPHREVRERAFKAVYDTYAKNKNTIASTLSANVNKNVFYSNIRKYPSVLEMSLYGDNIPKEVYTNLIDTIHESLPLLHRYIKLRKKLLGVDELHMYDLFAPLVDEYKLDISFEDAKKQTKEGLKPLGKDYLASLQKGYDDRWIDVYENENKRTGAYSWGAYGTHPYVLLNHKDNLNSMFTLAHEMGHALHSYYSDNALKYRDAQYTIFLAEVASTTNEALLMGYLLKKSTDPKEKMYLLTYYADQFRTTVFRQTMFAEFEKIVHERAEQGESLTPQLLSEIYYDLNVKYHGSGMKVDKDIEMEWARIPHFYNSFYVYKYATGFSAATSFSKQILEEGQPAVDRYLGFLKSGGSDYSINILKKAGVDMSSPQPIREAMSVFEEVITEMEKLTAGK
- a CDS encoding cold shock domain-containing protein, producing MKGTVKWFNAEKGYGFIQVDGGEDVFVHFSAIQGDGFKTLEEGQAVEFEITEGNRGPQAANVNKL
- a CDS encoding MATE family efflux transporter; this translates as MSAAEASRKPSLTEGPIAKTLFLFSLPMLFGNVIQSLNGTINSIWVGKFLGEAALTAASNGNIIMFFLISAIFGVTMAATIMIGQKIGAGDVAETKRIVGTSAVFFLVLALAVGIIGFFGSPWILRVLNTPAESVDMAITYTRIIFAGMPFLYGYNYIMTVMRGAGDSKTPFYFLLVSVVLDVLLNPLLIFGWGPIPAMGIGGSAAATLIAQGVSFVLILIYLYRVKYFLRITSSELHLLRFDWEIIGTLIRKGVPMGLQMIAVSSSAIALMNLINGYGTVAAAAYTAANNLSSYVQMPAMALGAAVSSFAAQNIGAGRWDRVRKITWIGIVYNFVLTGGLVVLIYIFNREALLMFLPSSGGALELGMRINLITLWSFVIFGITNVITGVVRSTGSVVVPLLITIISLWGIRIPMAYAFVDEYGLDAVWWSFPVGFAISAVAVIFYYAFGKWKQASMGDAFQGLKPVEDEG
- a CDS encoding tetraprenyl-beta-curcumene synthase family protein, which gives rise to MSYVEQGRYQVPRGPIGLMSRMYKHILPETKQELGNWKHKAKQIPDPELRSQALASIAEKTFHCVGGAVYAAGNMSARQTLIPLIVAYQTISDYLDNLCDRSTSMDPDDFRLLHQSMLDAVNPAAKPVNYYALRREQEDGGYLTGLVTTCQSCVSRLPGYEAAMPYVQDLAGLYTDLQVYKHIKPELREQALLDWWSVHKGRTPELRWNEFAAATGSTLGVFMLFLAASDRHLTDAGAASIHASYFPHVCSLHILLDYLIDQDEDRKGGDLNFCNYYEDADMMLDRIAYVVNRARVDIADVPASSFHRMIIEGLLALYLSDPKVSEQQEVRAVSKRLMKNSPLMRLFFLLNSRWIRRLL